Proteins encoded in a region of the Streptomyces violaceoruber genome:
- a CDS encoding ABC transporter substrate-binding protein, translating to MRSSLTRRELLAAGSGLAAAAALPALSGCSSLASADSDPDTLVVHTQLGTTAPGSPTYLAAVDRFREENPGVKIKNLVNGDDLAQVYETSRLARKEADVVMVNLYDKTLAWTDVGATVDVKPYLDDWGLRGRVLPAALADWTDDEGRVRAFPYFATNWPVAYNRALLDRAGVDAIPTTGDQLIAAARKLRAKGIAPVTVGGNDWTGQKLLAQIIQTFLSPDEARHVYSTGDFGVRGARLGIEYFAHLRDAGVFADKAQGLTSDSMTTQFNTEEAAVQSAMSSALAKVPEKVAGHTEVGGWPLADGAAHDGPTVIRAHTLIGFWISPNGVRKIEQVEKFLRFMYRPDVVARFVTESGRDMALRTDAVSTGFPLVGAAQRLGSEVSQVLLPDVYVPPAAAQPLITATSTSFTRGTSPARVRAALESAYRSV from the coding sequence GTGCGCTCATCGCTGACACGGCGCGAACTGCTCGCCGCCGGTTCCGGTCTGGCCGCGGCCGCTGCCCTGCCCGCTCTGTCCGGCTGCTCGTCGCTGGCGTCGGCGGACTCCGACCCGGACACCCTCGTCGTCCACACCCAGCTCGGCACCACCGCGCCGGGCTCCCCCACGTATCTCGCGGCCGTGGACCGCTTCCGCGAGGAGAACCCGGGGGTGAAGATCAAGAACCTCGTCAACGGCGACGACCTCGCCCAGGTCTACGAGACCTCACGGCTGGCCCGCAAGGAGGCCGACGTCGTGATGGTCAACCTGTACGACAAGACGCTGGCCTGGACGGACGTCGGCGCGACCGTCGACGTCAAGCCCTATCTCGACGACTGGGGGCTGCGCGGGCGCGTCCTGCCCGCCGCGCTGGCCGACTGGACGGACGACGAGGGCCGGGTCCGGGCCTTTCCCTACTTCGCCACCAACTGGCCCGTCGCCTACAACCGCGCCCTGCTCGACCGGGCCGGGGTCGACGCGATCCCCACCACGGGGGACCAGCTGATCGCCGCGGCCCGCAAGCTCCGCGCCAAGGGCATCGCCCCGGTGACCGTGGGCGGCAACGACTGGACCGGCCAGAAGCTGCTGGCGCAGATCATCCAGACGTTCCTCTCCCCGGACGAGGCCCGGCACGTCTACTCCACGGGGGACTTCGGCGTTCGCGGCGCACGCCTGGGCATCGAGTACTTCGCGCACCTGCGCGACGCCGGTGTGTTCGCGGACAAGGCCCAGGGCCTCACGTCCGACTCGATGACCACGCAGTTCAACACCGAGGAGGCGGCCGTCCAGTCGGCGATGTCCTCCGCCCTGGCCAAGGTGCCCGAGAAGGTGGCCGGGCACACGGAGGTCGGCGGCTGGCCGCTGGCCGACGGGGCGGCGCACGACGGTCCCACCGTCATCCGCGCCCACACCCTCATCGGCTTCTGGATCAGCCCCAACGGCGTCCGCAAGATCGAGCAGGTCGAGAAGTTCCTGCGGTTCATGTACCGCCCGGACGTCGTGGCGCGGTTCGTGACGGAGAGCGGGCGGGACATGGCCCTGCGCACGGACGCCGTCTCCACCGGCTTCCCGCTGGTCGGGGCGGCCCAGCGGCTGGGCTCCGAGGTGAGCCAGGTGCTGCTGCCCGACGTGTACGTGCCGCCCGCCGCCGCGCAGCCGCTGATCACCGCGACCAGCACCTCGTTCACCCGGGGCACCAGCCCGGCCCGGGTGCGCGCCGCTCTCGAGTCCGCGTACCGGTCCGTATGA
- a CDS encoding glycoside hydrolase family 3 N-terminal domain-containing protein gives MTLPRYRDPAAPVPDRVRDLLGRMTLAEKVGQVNQRMYGWDAYERAGDGHRLTDAFRAEVAAFDGMGALYGLQRADAWSGVGFADGLDARDGARTAAAVQRYVMDHTRLGIPVLLVEEMPHGHQALDGTVLPVNLAVGATWDPDLYADAVAGAAAELRARGAHIALVSALDLVRDPRWGRSEECFSEDPYLAARMTEALVEGARRAGVAVVLKHFAGQGATVGGRNSAATELGPRELHEVHLAAARAGVAAGAAGVMAAYNEFDGLPCVANRYLLTDLLRTEWGFEGVVMADGTAVDRLVRLTGDPVSAGALALDAGCDLSLWDASFTRLGEAVERGLVSESALDAAVARVLTLKFRLGLFEQPLPPARSETVELPDPAELGERIARASVTLLAHEGGVLPLSRAVRRIAVLGPNADSVAQQIGDYTAPQRPGGGITVLEGIRAAVAAGTEVVHDRGCALVGDDVSGVPAAVALAAGSDVAVLVLGGSSARSPDTVFDANGAAVTGTGTPSGMTCGEGVDLADLALPPGQRALLTAVSATGTPVVVVLVQGRPHALTELDAPAAAVLSAWYPGPRGGRAVAEVLFGDAEPRGRLPVSVPRSAAQLPVYYNGKDHRYRGYADQSAGPLHAFGHGLSYTSVVYGAPRLSQARVGTRAPRLTCRVTVRNTGSWPAEETVQLYVRRLSGGSSWPRVRELRGFVRLTIAPGEEAEAVFEVDRDTLASVGRDLRLAVEPGLVELETGPASDRTTGVRLEITDSESNAT, from the coding sequence ATGACCCTCCCGCGCTACCGCGACCCGGCGGCGCCGGTGCCGGACCGGGTCCGGGACCTGCTGGGCCGCATGACGCTCGCGGAGAAGGTCGGCCAGGTCAACCAGCGCATGTACGGCTGGGACGCCTACGAGCGCGCCGGGGACGGACACCGCCTCACCGACGCCTTCCGCGCCGAGGTCGCCGCCTTCGACGGCATGGGCGCGCTGTACGGGTTGCAGCGGGCCGACGCCTGGTCCGGCGTCGGCTTCGCGGACGGCCTGGACGCACGGGACGGGGCGCGGACGGCGGCGGCCGTGCAGCGGTACGTCATGGATCACACCCGGCTGGGCATCCCCGTCCTGCTGGTCGAGGAGATGCCGCACGGCCACCAGGCGCTGGACGGGACGGTGCTGCCGGTGAACCTCGCGGTCGGCGCCACCTGGGATCCGGACCTGTACGCCGACGCGGTGGCGGGGGCGGCCGCCGAACTGCGGGCGCGCGGCGCGCACATCGCGCTGGTCTCCGCGCTCGACCTGGTGCGCGACCCGCGCTGGGGACGCAGCGAGGAGTGCTTCTCGGAGGATCCGTACCTCGCCGCGCGGATGACCGAGGCGCTGGTCGAGGGTGCGCGGCGGGCGGGGGTGGCGGTGGTCCTCAAGCACTTCGCCGGGCAGGGCGCCACGGTCGGCGGCCGCAACAGCGCGGCGACGGAGCTGGGGCCGCGCGAACTGCACGAGGTGCACCTGGCGGCGGCCCGGGCCGGGGTGGCCGCCGGTGCGGCCGGGGTGATGGCCGCCTACAACGAGTTCGACGGCCTGCCCTGCGTCGCCAACCGGTACCTGCTGACCGACCTGCTCCGTACCGAGTGGGGTTTCGAGGGTGTCGTCATGGCGGACGGCACGGCGGTGGACCGGCTGGTGCGGCTGACCGGCGATCCGGTGTCGGCCGGGGCGCTCGCCCTGGACGCCGGGTGCGACCTGAGCCTCTGGGACGCCTCGTTCACGCGGCTGGGCGAGGCGGTGGAACGCGGTCTGGTGTCCGAGTCGGCGCTGGACGCCGCGGTGGCGCGGGTCCTCACGCTGAAGTTCCGCCTGGGCCTGTTCGAACAGCCCCTGCCTCCGGCCCGGTCCGAGACCGTGGAGCTCCCGGACCCCGCCGAGCTGGGCGAGCGGATCGCCCGTGCGTCGGTGACCCTGCTCGCCCACGAGGGCGGCGTGCTCCCCCTGTCCCGCGCGGTGCGGCGGATCGCGGTGCTCGGCCCGAACGCCGACTCCGTGGCGCAGCAGATCGGCGACTACACGGCGCCGCAGCGGCCAGGCGGCGGGATCACCGTCCTGGAGGGCATCCGGGCGGCGGTGGCGGCCGGCACCGAGGTGGTCCACGACCGGGGGTGCGCCCTGGTGGGTGACGACGTGTCGGGCGTTCCCGCCGCCGTCGCCCTGGCGGCCGGCTCCGACGTGGCCGTGCTGGTGCTGGGCGGCTCCAGCGCCCGCTCCCCGGACACGGTCTTCGACGCGAACGGGGCGGCCGTCACCGGTACCGGGACGCCGTCCGGCATGACGTGCGGCGAGGGGGTCGACCTGGCGGACCTGGCACTGCCGCCCGGGCAACGGGCCCTGCTGACGGCGGTGTCGGCGACCGGGACCCCGGTCGTGGTGGTGCTGGTCCAGGGCCGGCCGCACGCCCTGACCGAGCTGGACGCGCCCGCGGCGGCGGTGCTGAGCGCCTGGTATCCCGGGCCGCGGGGCGGGCGTGCCGTGGCCGAGGTGCTGTTCGGCGACGCCGAGCCGCGCGGCCGGCTGCCGGTCTCCGTGCCCCGGTCGGCCGCCCAACTGCCCGTCTACTACAACGGGAAGGACCACCGCTACCGCGGATATGCCGACCAGAGTGCCGGGCCGCTGCATGCCTTCGGACACGGTCTGTCGTACACGAGCGTCGTGTACGGGGCACCGCGCCTGTCGCAGGCCCGGGTCGGCACCCGCGCACCGCGCCTGACCTGTCGGGTCACGGTTCGCAACACGGGGTCCTGGCCCGCCGAGGAGACGGTCCAGCTCTACGTGCGTCGGCTGTCCGGGGGTTCGTCCTGGCCGCGCGTGCGCGAGCTGCGGGGCTTCGTCCGCCTGACCATCGCACCCGGCGAGGAGGCCGAGGCCGTTTTCGAGGTGGACCGTGACACGCTGGCCTCGGTCGGGCGCGACCTGCGGCTCGCCGTGGAGCCGGGGCTGGTCGAGCTGGAGACGGGCCCCGCGTCCGACCGGACGACGGGCGTCCGCCTGGAGATCACGGACTCGGAATCGAACGCAACTTAG
- a CDS encoding NAD-dependent protein deacetylase codes for MRMRPTLSWTPGADLPPGTTDLAPVADALRAGGVLVLSGAGISTESGIPDYRGEGGSLSRHTPMTYQDFTAHPEARRRYWARSHLGWRTFGRARPNAGHRSVAAFGRYGLLTGVITQNVDGLHQAAGSEGVVELHGSLDRVVCLSCGVLSPRRELARRLEEANAGFSPVAAGINPDGDADLTDEQVGDFRVVPCTVCGGVLKPDVVFFGENVPPRRVEHCRELVRGASSLLVLGSSLTVMSGLRFVRQAAEAGKPVLIVNRDATRGDRLAVTRVALPLGPALTTVADRLGLRVGDAATA; via the coding sequence ATGCGCATGCGCCCCACTCTGAGCTGGACCCCGGGAGCGGACCTGCCGCCGGGCACCACGGACCTGGCGCCCGTCGCCGACGCGCTGCGGGCCGGCGGGGTGCTGGTGCTCAGCGGGGCGGGCATCTCCACGGAGTCGGGCATCCCCGACTACCGGGGCGAGGGCGGCAGCCTGAGCCGGCACACCCCGATGACCTACCAGGACTTCACCGCCCACCCCGAGGCCCGCCGCCGGTACTGGGCGCGCAGCCACCTCGGCTGGCGCACCTTCGGCCGCGCCCGGCCCAACGCGGGACACCGGTCGGTGGCGGCGTTCGGGCGGTACGGCCTGCTCACCGGCGTGATCACCCAGAACGTCGACGGTCTGCACCAGGCCGCGGGCAGCGAGGGCGTCGTGGAACTGCACGGCAGCCTGGACCGGGTCGTCTGTCTGTCCTGCGGTGTCCTCAGCCCGCGCCGTGAACTCGCCCGGCGCCTGGAGGAGGCCAACGCCGGCTTCTCGCCGGTGGCCGCCGGGATCAACCCGGACGGCGACGCCGACCTCACCGACGAGCAGGTCGGGGACTTCCGGGTGGTGCCCTGCACGGTGTGCGGCGGCGTCCTCAAACCGGACGTGGTGTTCTTCGGCGAGAACGTACCGCCGCGCCGCGTCGAGCACTGCCGCGAGCTGGTGCGCGGAGCGTCCTCGCTGCTGGTCCTCGGCTCCTCGCTGACGGTGATGTCCGGGCTCCGCTTCGTCCGCCAGGCGGCCGAGGCGGGCAAGCCGGTCCTGATCGTCAACCGCGACGCCACCCGCGGCGACCGGCTGGCCGTCACCAGGGTCGCGCTCCCGCTGGGACCGGCACTGACCACCGTGGCGGACCGGCTCGGCCTCCGTGTGGGGGACGCTGCGACGGCCTGA
- a CDS encoding carbohydrate ABC transporter permease codes for MKLGKRWLPAHILVWTYAVLLVVPLYYFLASAFKSNDEIFAHPFAPPSSLGLGNFRTAFESADLGLAVVNSALVTVFSLALTLLLAIPASFALARSTGRLAGAVEKVFSLGFLIPTFAALFPTFLLAAATGLFHTRIFMVLFLPATALPLSVVILVQFMRTIPPEMEEAARLDGASTFAVLRHVYTPMCLPGIATVLLLNFLTFWNEYLYSLVIIGPDPAQRTVQVALPTLKSITGTDYGVLTAGTVLTLVPVWLVYTLLQKRMQQALVSGAVKM; via the coding sequence ATGAAGCTCGGCAAGCGCTGGCTCCCGGCCCACATCCTGGTGTGGACGTACGCGGTGCTGCTCGTCGTCCCGCTGTACTACTTCCTCGCCTCGGCGTTCAAGTCGAACGACGAGATCTTCGCGCACCCCTTCGCGCCGCCGTCCTCCCTGGGGCTCGGAAACTTCCGGACCGCGTTCGAGAGCGCCGACCTCGGGCTCGCGGTCGTCAACTCGGCGCTGGTGACGGTCTTCTCGCTGGCGCTGACCCTGCTGCTGGCGATCCCGGCCTCGTTTGCGCTGGCGCGTTCGACCGGGCGGCTGGCGGGCGCGGTCGAGAAGGTCTTCTCGCTCGGCTTCCTGATCCCGACGTTCGCGGCGCTCTTCCCCACCTTCCTGCTCGCGGCGGCCACGGGGCTGTTCCACACCCGGATCTTCATGGTGCTGTTCCTGCCCGCGACGGCGCTGCCGCTGTCGGTGGTGATCCTGGTGCAGTTCATGCGCACCATCCCGCCGGAGATGGAGGAGGCCGCCCGGCTGGACGGGGCGTCCACCTTCGCGGTGCTGCGGCACGTGTACACGCCGATGTGCCTGCCGGGCATCGCCACGGTGCTGCTGCTGAACTTCCTGACCTTCTGGAACGAGTACCTGTACTCGCTGGTCATCATCGGCCCGGACCCGGCGCAGCGCACGGTCCAGGTGGCCCTGCCCACGCTGAAGTCGATCACCGGCACGGACTACGGCGTACTGACGGCGGGCACGGTGCTGACCCTGGTTCCGGTGTGGCTCGTCTACACCCTGCTCCAGAAGCGCATGCAGCAGGCCCTGGTCAGCGGGGCGGTGAAGATGTGA
- a CDS encoding carbohydrate ABC transporter permease: MTTLTTTPDGSAARRSVPPPSPAPAAGRRRQGGTVLAVPALVWYLVFMVGPLLAIFVIAALHWPGMLQPVSFAGLDNARVVLDDPVFWDAVRNTAVQLAVAVPVMIVCAFMLGYYVAQRPPGHRVIRYLLFIPGLISTPAKAMVFYAALSPDGLLNGGLESVGLGSLADAWLASPSTALACLIALDIWAGIGFTAVLFAARLGSVPDELGEAAQLDGAGHWRTMWSVHYPVIRDYVGVVTMLQFLWTLFGSAQHVLLLTQGGPGTSSTTLSFLVYQKAFIAADLGYSQTVGVLLFLAGLVGLLTIRRVFRQNY; encoded by the coding sequence ATGACGACGCTCACGACGACGCCGGACGGGAGCGCGGCCCGCAGGTCCGTTCCGCCGCCCTCCCCCGCCCCGGCCGCGGGCCGGCGCCGGCAGGGCGGCACCGTCCTCGCGGTGCCCGCGCTGGTCTGGTACCTGGTCTTCATGGTCGGGCCGCTGCTCGCGATCTTCGTGATCGCGGCCCTGCACTGGCCCGGCATGCTCCAGCCGGTGTCCTTCGCCGGTCTCGACAACGCCCGGGTGGTGCTGGACGACCCGGTGTTCTGGGACGCGGTCCGCAACACCGCCGTACAACTGGCCGTCGCCGTCCCGGTGATGATCGTCTGCGCGTTCATGCTGGGGTACTACGTGGCCCAGCGCCCGCCCGGTCACCGGGTCATCCGGTACCTGCTCTTCATCCCGGGGCTGATCTCGACGCCCGCGAAGGCGATGGTGTTCTACGCGGCGCTGTCGCCGGACGGCCTGCTCAACGGCGGGCTGGAGAGCGTCGGCCTCGGCTCCCTGGCCGACGCCTGGCTGGCCTCGCCGTCGACGGCCCTGGCGTGTCTGATCGCCCTGGACATCTGGGCCGGCATCGGCTTCACCGCCGTCCTGTTCGCCGCCCGGCTGGGCAGTGTGCCGGACGAGCTCGGGGAGGCCGCGCAGCTCGACGGGGCGGGGCACTGGCGGACGATGTGGTCGGTCCACTACCCCGTCATCCGCGACTACGTGGGCGTGGTGACGATGCTGCAGTTCCTGTGGACGCTGTTCGGCTCCGCGCAGCACGTGCTGCTGCTCACGCAGGGCGGCCCCGGCACGTCGTCCACCACGCTGTCCTTCCTCGTCTACCAGAAGGCGTTCATCGCCGCGGACCTCGGCTACAGCCAGACCGTCGGCGTCCTCCTCTTCCTCGCCGGACTCGTCGGGCTGCTGACGATCCGCCGCGTCTTCCGCCAGAACTACTGA
- a CDS encoding LacI family DNA-binding transcriptional regulator: MSVSTERAGRRPTIKAVAAAAGVSTAAVSQAFNNKGRLSEATRRRILDAALELGWSPSASAAALRNARTRSLALVVRRPTDVLGSDPHFSELITGIEGELAPRGYGLLLHLVSGHREENALYERLAAEGRVDGAVLTDARDDDARPALLARLGLPAVLLGSPDDTAVVPRVGLRDQGAGIAEAVAHLLGLGHRRVAYVSGPPELQHTRVRRAAFEGALREAGLRPFAVLPTDFSERRAVGATEALLDSADRPTAIVYANDSMAVCGIGTAQRAGLAVPRDVSVVGYDNLPLGSWLHPRLTTVDQQVQRVGAAAARMLLALCGEEVEDTALAERPRLVVRESTGPAPT; this comes from the coding sequence GTGAGCGTCTCCACCGAGCGGGCCGGACGACGGCCCACGATCAAGGCGGTCGCGGCGGCCGCCGGGGTGTCGACCGCCGCCGTGTCCCAGGCCTTCAACAACAAGGGCCGGCTCTCCGAGGCGACCCGCCGCCGGATCCTGGACGCCGCGCTGGAGCTGGGCTGGTCGCCCAGTGCCTCCGCCGCGGCGCTGCGCAACGCCCGCACCCGCAGTCTGGCCCTCGTGGTGCGGCGTCCCACGGACGTGCTGGGCTCCGACCCGCACTTCAGCGAGCTGATCACCGGCATAGAGGGCGAGCTGGCGCCGCGCGGCTACGGACTGCTACTGCATCTGGTCAGCGGTCACCGGGAGGAGAACGCGCTGTACGAGCGGCTCGCGGCCGAAGGCCGGGTGGACGGCGCCGTGCTCACCGACGCCCGCGACGACGACGCCCGTCCCGCGCTGCTCGCCCGCCTGGGACTTCCCGCGGTGCTGCTCGGATCGCCCGACGACACGGCCGTCGTCCCGCGTGTCGGACTGCGTGACCAGGGCGCGGGGATCGCCGAGGCCGTCGCCCACCTGCTGGGCCTCGGCCACCGGCGCGTCGCCTACGTCAGCGGGCCGCCCGAGCTGCAGCACACGCGGGTGCGCAGGGCGGCCTTCGAAGGTGCCCTGCGCGAGGCGGGCCTGCGCCCGTTCGCGGTGCTGCCCACCGACTTCAGCGAGCGGCGCGCCGTCGGTGCCACCGAGGCACTCCTCGACTCCGCCGACCGGCCCACCGCGATCGTGTACGCCAACGACTCGATGGCGGTCTGCGGCATCGGCACCGCGCAGCGCGCCGGACTGGCCGTTCCCCGGGACGTGTCCGTCGTCGGCTACGACAACCTGCCGCTCGGTTCGTGGCTCCATCCCCGGCTGACCACGGTCGACCAGCAGGTGCAGCGGGTGGGCGCGGCGGCCGCGCGCATGCTGCTCGCCCTGTGCGGCGAGGAGGTCGAGGACACCGCCCTCGCCGAACGGCCGCGCCTGGTCGTACGCGAGTCCACGGGGCCCGCCCCCACCTAA
- a CDS encoding PP2C family protein-serine/threonine phosphatase translates to MFRKRPAPDGEELLARLASLTTRAKELAELRRSQVELAIALQRDMLPADLPAVPGIHLAACYSPAYAGLNVGGDWYDAFALPDGRIGLSVGDVQGHAIDAAAFMGQVRVGLRALASVTSEPGDLLACTNELLLSLNKDLFATCTFMRYDPATGLLESARAGHIPCVRATADGRAEVCRDEGGPPLGVLEGTEYPVTRYRLATGGVFVLVTDGVVEGPSLSVDEGLDRVVRLASLAAAVGMEADALAAAVLKNAELIGHEDDAAVLVVGHDGRGATRGLARGVTP, encoded by the coding sequence ATGTTCCGCAAGCGTCCCGCACCTGACGGTGAAGAGCTGCTCGCCCGGCTGGCCTCACTGACCACACGGGCGAAGGAGCTCGCCGAACTGCGGCGGTCGCAGGTGGAGCTGGCGATCGCCCTGCAGCGCGACATGCTCCCCGCGGACCTGCCCGCCGTCCCCGGCATCCACTTGGCCGCGTGCTATTCACCCGCGTACGCCGGGCTCAACGTGGGCGGCGACTGGTACGACGCCTTCGCCCTCCCCGACGGCCGCATCGGCCTCTCCGTCGGCGACGTCCAGGGCCACGCCATCGACGCGGCCGCCTTCATGGGCCAGGTCCGGGTCGGCCTGCGGGCGCTGGCCTCCGTGACCAGCGAGCCCGGCGACCTGCTGGCCTGCACGAACGAACTGCTCCTGTCCCTCAACAAGGACCTGTTCGCCACCTGCACCTTCATGCGCTACGACCCGGCGACCGGCCTGCTGGAGAGCGCCCGGGCCGGCCACATCCCCTGCGTGCGGGCCACGGCGGACGGCAGGGCGGAGGTCTGCCGGGACGAGGGCGGACCCCCGCTGGGCGTCCTGGAGGGCACCGAGTACCCGGTGACCCGGTACCGGCTCGCCACCGGCGGAGTGTTCGTCCTGGTCACGGACGGCGTGGTGGAGGGGCCCTCGCTGAGCGTCGACGAGGGCCTGGACCGGGTGGTGCGACTGGCGAGCCTCGCCGCGGCCGTCGGCATGGAGGCGGACGCGCTGGCGGCCGCCGTGCTGAAGAACGCCGAGCTGATCGGTCACGAGGACGACGCGGCCGTGCTCGTCGTCGGCCATGACGGGCGCGGCGCCACGCGCGGCCTCGCACGCGGCGTTACGCCGTAG
- a CDS encoding glycoside hydrolase 5 family protein yields MRRHSAQLIHQPDVLPWLGANFWSRTGGPLMWRNYDPAVVREELRVLAGHGLNTTRSFFYWPDFHPEPGRVDDELCARFEDFLDAHVETGMGTIPTFIVGHMSGENWDPVWRGDRDLYEDVWMVGRQAWFVSRMARRFKDHPAVTGWLITNEMPGYGRIYQVDPPSTDVVTAWAQAMCNAVRATGATQPVSLGDGAWGIEVTGRDNGFSLRETAEYVDFVGPHVYRSDTDRPRQHYRAAFECELASVTGQPVVLEEFGLSTDTVSAANAGIFYRQTLHNSLLGGATGWLAWNNTDYDDLWDQSPYDHHPFEMHFGITDSTGAPKEPLRELAAFAGVLKAVDFPRCSRTDADAALVVPAFLERGYPYSRPADRPLIFTSLHQGYVTARAADLPVALTREADGMPGEASLYLLPATRQLTTRTRRELARRAAEGATVYLSFCSGEHPVTRGPWFDDLDGLFGVELQLSYGVAEPIEDDVLELTFTEDFGDLRAGEVLRFPVAGNEDSRAYLPVVPRAGRVVAVDAHGRPALVVHETGVGRTVLSTYPLEHMAARTARVNPDVTQRLYGALAQLAGVRRPVTVADPHVSADVLVHADGRRFVWLVSQSPDPLVVRPAAEGKLHGLADGAPVQDVALDAYGVAVLELR; encoded by the coding sequence ATGCGACGCCACAGCGCCCAGCTCATCCACCAGCCCGACGTCCTGCCCTGGCTCGGCGCCAACTTCTGGTCCCGCACCGGCGGCCCGCTGATGTGGCGGAACTACGACCCCGCCGTCGTCCGCGAAGAACTGCGTGTGCTCGCCGGCCACGGCCTCAACACGACCCGTTCCTTCTTCTACTGGCCGGACTTCCACCCGGAGCCCGGCCGCGTCGACGACGAACTGTGCGCGCGGTTCGAGGATTTCCTCGACGCCCATGTGGAGACGGGGATGGGGACCATACCGACGTTCATCGTCGGCCACATGTCCGGGGAGAACTGGGACCCCGTCTGGCGCGGCGACCGCGACCTGTACGAGGACGTGTGGATGGTGGGCCGCCAGGCCTGGTTCGTCTCCCGCATGGCGCGCCGCTTCAAGGACCACCCGGCGGTCACGGGCTGGCTGATCACCAACGAGATGCCCGGCTACGGGCGGATCTACCAGGTCGACCCGCCCTCCACCGACGTGGTGACGGCGTGGGCCCAGGCCATGTGCAACGCGGTCCGGGCGACCGGCGCGACGCAGCCGGTGTCGCTGGGCGACGGGGCCTGGGGCATCGAGGTGACCGGCCGCGACAACGGCTTCTCGCTGCGGGAGACGGCCGAGTACGTCGACTTCGTGGGTCCGCACGTGTACCGCTCGGACACGGACCGGCCGCGCCAGCACTACCGGGCCGCCTTCGAGTGCGAGCTGGCCTCGGTGACCGGACAGCCCGTCGTGCTGGAGGAGTTCGGGCTGTCCACCGACACGGTCTCGGCCGCCAACGCGGGGATCTTCTACCGTCAGACGCTGCACAACTCGCTGCTGGGCGGGGCGACCGGCTGGCTCGCCTGGAACAACACCGACTACGACGACCTGTGGGACCAGTCCCCCTACGACCACCACCCCTTCGAGATGCACTTCGGCATCACCGACTCCACCGGGGCGCCCAAGGAGCCCCTGCGGGAACTGGCCGCCTTCGCGGGGGTGCTGAAGGCGGTGGACTTCCCGCGCTGCTCCCGGACCGACGCGGACGCCGCCCTCGTCGTCCCCGCCTTCCTCGAACGGGGCTACCCCTACAGCCGTCCCGCCGACCGGCCGCTCATCTTCACGTCCCTGCACCAGGGTTACGTCACCGCGCGCGCCGCCGACCTGCCGGTGGCGCTCACCCGCGAGGCCGACGGGATGCCGGGCGAGGCGTCGCTCTACCTGCTGCCCGCCACCCGGCAGCTCACCACCCGCACCCGCAGGGAGCTGGCCCGCCGGGCCGCCGAGGGCGCCACCGTGTACCTGTCGTTCTGCTCCGGCGAACACCCGGTCACCCGCGGTCCCTGGTTCGACGACCTCGACGGGCTCTTCGGCGTGGAGCTGCAGTTGTCCTACGGCGTCGCCGAGCCGATCGAGGACGACGTACTGGAGCTGACGTTCACCGAGGACTTCGGCGACCTGCGGGCCGGCGAAGTGCTGCGTTTCCCGGTGGCCGGCAACGAGGACAGCCGCGCCTACCTGCCCGTCGTACCGCGTGCGGGGCGGGTCGTCGCGGTGGACGCCCACGGGCGGCCGGCCCTGGTCGTCCACGAGACGGGGGTGGGCCGGACGGTGCTGTCCACCTATCCGCTGGAGCACATGGCGGCCCGCACCGCGCGCGTCAACCCCGATGTCACGCAGCGTCTCTACGGCGCGCTGGCACAGCTGGCGGGGGTGCGGCGGCCCGTCACGGTCGCCGACCCGCACGTGTCGGCGGACGTCCTGGTCCACGCCGACGGCCGCCGTTTCGTGTGGCTGGTCAGCCAGAGTCCCGACCCGCTGGTGGTCCGTCCGGCCGCCGAGGGGAAGCTGCACGGCCTGGCCGACGGCGCCCCGGTGCAGGACGTGGCGCTCGACGCGTACGGCGTGGCCGTGCTGGAGCTGCGATGA